Proteins co-encoded in one Phycodurus eques isolate BA_2022a chromosome 21, UOR_Pequ_1.1, whole genome shotgun sequence genomic window:
- the LOC133396606 gene encoding potassium voltage-gated channel subfamily G member 3-like, whose amino-acid sequence MKFGSSFCTLNVGGRRFPFSVELMKHLPLSRLSRLYRCVSESELLELCDDYDRDRNEFFFDRHSEAFSFIMLYLQHGKLRFVPHMCELSFYNEMLYWGLESADLQLCCQRRLDERLSDCFVHFFPEEEPQDPEEPPDHWLEKMRRTFEEPTSSVAAQILASVSVLFVLISMVMLCASTLPEWKAETLDEHRIIEAVCIGWFTAECIVRFIVSRDKCEFVRRPLNIIDLLAITPYYISVTATVLTGENSQLQRAGVTLRVLRIMRIFWVIKLARHFLGLQTLGLTLRRCYREMVMLLVFIFVAMAIFSALAQLLEGGNQDYTSIPAASWWVIISMTTVGYGDMYPVTMAGRILGGVCVVSGIVLLALPITFIYHSFVQCYHELKVRSARCIRSSSTDFID is encoded by the exons ATGAAGTTCGGAAGCAGTTTTTGCACCCTGAATGTTGGCGGTCGCAGGTTTCCCTTCTCGGTGGAGCTGATGAAGCACCTCCCACTGAGCAGACTCAGCCGCCTGTATCGATGTGTGTCAGAGAGCGAGTTGCTAGAGCTGTGTGATGACTACGACCGTGACAGAAACGAGTTTTTTTTCGACAGGCACTCTGAGGCCTTCAGCTTCATCATGCTGTACCTGCAGCATGGCAAGTTGCGCTTTGTCCCACACATGTGTGAACTGTCGTTCTATAACGAGATGCTCTACTGGGGCCTCGAGAGCGCCGACCTGCAACTGTGCTGCCAGCGGCGGCTGGATGAACGTCTGTCTGACTGCTTTGTCCACTTCTTCCCGGAAGAGGAGCCACAAGACCCTGAGGAACCGCCAGACCATTGGCTGGAGAAGATGAGGAGGACGTTTGAGGAGCCCACATCCTCGGTGGCGGCACAAATCCTGGCCTCTGTGTCTGTGCTGTTTGTTCTTATCTCTATGGTGATGTTGTGTGCCAGCACCTTGCCAGAGTGGAAAGCCGAGACACTGGATGAACACAG GATCATTGAGGCGGTATGCATTGGTTGGTTCACCGCCGAGTGCATTGTCCGCTTCATCGTGTCTCGAGACAAATGTGAGTTTGTGCGGCGTCCTCTGAACATCATTGACCTGCTGGCTATCACTCCTTATTACATCTCGGTTACCGCGACGGTGCTGACGGGAGAGAACTCTCAGCTGCAGCGAGCTGGCGTGACGCTGCGGGTGCTGCGCATCATGAGAATCTTCTGGGTGATCAAGCTGGCACGCCACTTCCTGGGCCTGCAAACCCTCGGCCTGACGCTGAGACGATGTTATCGCGAGATGGTCATGCTTCTGGTGTTCATCTTTGTTGCCATGGCCATCTTTAGTGCGCTGGCCCAGCTTTTAGAAGGAGGTAACCAAGACTATACTAGCATCCCTGCTGCCAGCTGGTGGGTCATCATCTCCATGACTACAGTAGGCTATGGAGACATGTACCCAGTGACTATGGCAGGTCGCATACTGGGCGGTGTCTGTGTCGTGAGTGGAATTGTGCTTCTCGCCCTGCCGATCACCTTCATTTACCACAGCTTTGTGCAGTGCTACCATGAGCTGAAGGTGCGTTCGGCACGCTGCATCCGCAGTTCGTCGACTGATTTCATTGACTGA